The Rhododendron vialii isolate Sample 1 chromosome 8a, ASM3025357v1 genome has a window encoding:
- the LOC131335897 gene encoding protein PAL OF QUIRKY-like, with translation MTRISNSTDDKATSTQKIKFLYSYGGKILPRPTDGKLRYAGGHTRVLAADRSITFAELMVRFVELCGSSMTLKCKLPTEDLDVLVTITCDEDLVTIVREYDRFLSSARKDLKITAVLFPRESLKTISPPPSTVSSLDFSAAMSSFLATGLRCRNPSPAMGFPAGVRKGGSGFRCYDQLANTRHPCFVPHQNYWRCR, from the coding sequence ATGACCAGAATTTCGAACTCAACCGACGACAAAGCAACCAGCACCCAAAAGATCAAGTTCCTCTACAGCTACGGCGGCAAGATCCTCCCCCGTCCCACCGACGGCAAGCTCCGATACGCCGGCGGCCACACCAGAGTCCTCGCTGCCGACCGCTCCATCACCTTCGCGGAGCTGATGGTGAGGTTCGTAGAGCTATGCGGATCCTCCATGACTTTGAAGTGCAAATTACCTACCGAAGACCTAGACGTCTTGGTTACGATCACCTGTGACGAGGACCTCGTCACGATCGTCCGCGAATACGATCGGTTCTTGTCGTCTGCGCGCAAAGACCTGAAGATTACGGCCGTGCTGTTCCCACGCGAATCTCTCAAAACAATCTCTCCTCCTCCGTCCACCGTTTCCAGCCTCGATTTCTCTGCAGCTATGTCGTCGTTTCTGGCGACCGGACTGCGGTGTCGGAATCCTTCGCCGGCGATGGGATTTCCGGCCGGTGTGAGGAAAGGCGGCAGCGGATTCCGTTGTTATGATCAACTAGCAAACACTAGGCATCCCTGCTTTGTACCGCATCAGAATTACTGGCGGTGCCGGTAA